One Sinorhizobium mexicanum genomic region harbors:
- the addB gene encoding double-strand break repair protein AddB encodes MPGHAPNVFTIPAGLPFLRTLARKLCDGGLVPDFSYDPADPLMLAGVTIFVPTRRSARVLRSEFVDLLGGRSAILPTIRALGETDDDSGFFDAEMPAILDLAPPLSGTARLIELGRLILAWRNQLPQAVLDIHGESPLIAPASPADAIWLARNLAELIDAVETEELDWEALDGLDAGEHALWWQLTLAFLKIARTYWPERLDELKQSSPSRHRNAILQAETQRIAAGRVTGPIIIAGSTGSIPVTAALIAAVSRLPNGTIVLPGLDQTMSDTEWELIVGDGSTGITRDPASRSHPQYGFYRLLKRMGIGRRDVLTLEPSDGALDYRGMVLSRALLPAKATDSWTRTREDFDPARLLSAFADVALIETANEREEATAIAIALRLALADDDESQAALITPDRGLARRVGAELARFGIEADDSAGTPLAATAAGAVVRLLLEAALRPGDPVPLVALLKHPLARFGETTDDVRRTADALELLALRGGTGSADISALGPVVEQALEKQKHDRHPPPWQSRLDEADIAAARRLAARIALASEPLASASVLRVDGQHRSKVLTLADWAERTGRALEAVCVDERGSLGDLWSTEAGETLAALLKGIIETEGQMHADGPQWCDIVEALAASEAVKPRSMRHPRVFIFGALESRLQSMDLVVLGGMNEGTWPGQTSNDPFLSRTMKSGIGLEPPERRIGQLAHDFQMACGTRRLILSRSMRQGSAPTVASRWLQRLQALGGDRLTQLINSNGADYLHWARILDAGETQPLATRPEPRPPAELQPRKYSFSEVTRLRRDPYAVYARRILRLQPIEPFNRDPGAAERGTLYHRIVDRFVKGGFDPASPDAETVMTRLLNEAFDEEALPPHIDTIWRPRFAAVGKAFLGWERDRRKSIAKSFTEVPASMDIGLADIRLTGVADRLDRRLDGTIDIIDYKTGSSPSPKEARSLLDPQLSLEAAALKAGAFGATGCAEPNALLYVRLKPGNRFSVDPVNNEGGRQKETKSADQLAEESLTELRKLLAALMSGRHGFVSRLIVQKERDYGGEYDHLARVAEWATAEGEDDADEG; translated from the coding sequence ATGCCCGGCCACGCCCCGAACGTCTTTACTATCCCCGCCGGCCTGCCGTTCCTGAGGACGTTGGCGCGGAAGCTCTGCGACGGCGGGCTGGTTCCGGATTTCAGCTACGATCCGGCGGATCCGCTGATGCTTGCCGGCGTGACGATCTTCGTTCCCACACGACGCTCGGCGCGCGTGCTTCGCTCGGAGTTCGTCGATCTGCTCGGCGGTCGCTCGGCCATCCTGCCGACGATCCGCGCGCTCGGCGAGACGGATGACGACAGCGGCTTTTTCGATGCCGAGATGCCGGCGATACTCGATCTCGCCCCGCCTCTTTCCGGCACCGCACGCCTGATCGAACTCGGCCGCCTCATTCTCGCCTGGCGCAACCAGCTGCCGCAGGCCGTTCTCGATATCCACGGCGAAAGTCCGCTGATCGCGCCGGCAAGCCCAGCCGATGCCATTTGGCTCGCGCGCAATCTCGCCGAGCTGATCGACGCCGTCGAAACCGAGGAGCTCGACTGGGAGGCCCTCGATGGACTCGACGCCGGCGAACATGCGCTCTGGTGGCAGTTGACGCTTGCCTTCCTGAAGATCGCCCGCACCTATTGGCCGGAGCGGCTGGACGAGCTCAAGCAATCTTCGCCTTCGCGCCACCGCAACGCCATTCTGCAGGCGGAAACACAGCGCATAGCCGCCGGCAGGGTGACTGGCCCTATCATCATCGCCGGCTCGACCGGCTCGATCCCCGTGACAGCCGCGCTGATCGCAGCCGTGAGCAGGCTGCCGAACGGCACCATCGTTCTGCCGGGCCTCGATCAGACGATGAGCGATACGGAATGGGAGCTGATCGTCGGCGATGGCTCGACCGGCATCACAAGGGATCCGGCGAGCCGCAGCCACCCGCAATACGGCTTCTACCGGCTGCTGAAACGCATGGGCATCGGTCGGCGTGATGTCCTGACACTCGAGCCGTCCGATGGCGCCCTCGACTATCGCGGCATGGTTCTCTCTCGCGCCCTGCTTCCGGCAAAGGCGACCGACAGTTGGACCCGGACGCGTGAGGATTTCGATCCGGCGAGGCTTCTCTCGGCCTTTGCCGACGTCGCGCTGATTGAGACGGCCAATGAGCGGGAAGAGGCAACGGCTATCGCCATCGCACTGAGGCTCGCGCTTGCCGACGACGATGAAAGCCAGGCGGCGTTGATCACGCCCGATCGGGGGCTTGCGCGCCGCGTCGGGGCGGAACTTGCCCGTTTCGGCATCGAGGCCGACGATTCCGCCGGCACGCCGCTCGCGGCCACAGCCGCCGGCGCCGTCGTACGCTTGTTGCTGGAGGCCGCATTGCGGCCGGGCGATCCCGTGCCGCTGGTGGCTCTCCTCAAGCATCCGCTCGCCCGCTTCGGTGAGACAACCGACGATGTCCGGCGGACGGCCGACGCGCTCGAGCTGCTGGCGTTGCGCGGCGGCACCGGCAGCGCCGACATTTCGGCCCTTGGCCCGGTGGTCGAGCAGGCGCTCGAAAAGCAAAAGCATGATCGTCATCCGCCCCCGTGGCAGAGCCGCCTCGATGAGGCGGATATAGCCGCCGCCCGCAGGCTTGCCGCACGCATTGCGTTGGCCTCCGAACCCCTGGCGAGCGCGTCCGTGCTTCGCGTCGACGGCCAGCATCGATCCAAGGTGCTCACCCTTGCCGACTGGGCGGAGCGAACGGGTCGCGCACTGGAAGCCGTTTGCGTCGACGAGCGCGGCAGCCTTGGCGATCTCTGGTCAACGGAAGCCGGCGAAACACTGGCAGCGCTTCTCAAAGGTATCATCGAGACGGAAGGTCAGATGCACGCCGACGGACCGCAGTGGTGCGACATCGTCGAGGCGCTCGCGGCGAGCGAGGCGGTCAAGCCCCGATCGATGCGGCATCCCCGCGTCTTCATCTTCGGGGCGCTGGAATCGCGCCTGCAAAGCATGGATCTCGTGGTGCTCGGCGGTATGAACGAGGGCACGTGGCCAGGGCAGACGTCAAACGACCCCTTCCTGTCGCGGACGATGAAATCCGGAATCGGCCTCGAACCGCCGGAGCGGCGTATCGGCCAGCTCGCCCACGATTTCCAGATGGCCTGCGGCACGCGCCGCCTGATCCTCTCGCGTTCCATGCGCCAGGGCTCGGCACCAACGGTCGCTTCGAGGTGGCTGCAGCGCCTGCAGGCGCTCGGCGGCGATAGACTGACGCAACTCATCAACTCCAACGGCGCGGACTATTTGCACTGGGCGCGCATTCTCGATGCAGGCGAAACCCAGCCGCTTGCGACGCGGCCGGAACCGCGGCCGCCGGCCGAGCTGCAGCCGCGCAAATATTCGTTCAGCGAAGTGACCCGCCTCCGTCGCGATCCCTACGCCGTCTACGCTCGGCGGATCCTGCGGCTGCAGCCGATCGAGCCGTTCAATCGTGATCCGGGGGCGGCCGAGCGCGGAACGCTCTACCATCGAATAGTCGACCGCTTCGTCAAGGGCGGCTTCGATCCGGCCTCGCCCGATGCGGAAACGGTGATGACGCGACTGCTCAACGAAGCCTTCGACGAGGAGGCGCTTCCGCCGCATATCGACACGATCTGGCGTCCGCGTTTTGCCGCTGTCGGGAAGGCATTCCTTGGCTGGGAGCGCGACCGCCGGAAGAGTATCGCGAAGTCTTTCACCGAGGTTCCCGCATCCATGGATATCGGCCTTGCGGATATTCGGCTGACCGGCGTTGCCGACCGCCTCGATCGGCGCCTGGACGGCACCATCGACATCATCGACTACAAGACCGGCTCCAGCCCCTCGCCCAAGGAGGCGCGTAGTCTGCTCGACCCGCAGCTTTCGCTCGAGGCCGCCGCGCTCAAGGCCGGAGCCTTCGGCGCGACGGGATGCGCCGAACCAAATGCGCTTCTCTATGTCCGCCTGAAACCCGGAAACCGCTTCAGCGTCGATCCCGTCAACAACGAGGGTGGCAGGCAAAAGGAAACGAAATCCGCGGACCAGCTGGCGGAAGAATCGCTCACCGAATTGCGGAAGCTGCTCGCGGCACTGATGAGCGGCCGCCACGGCTTCGTTTCCCGCCTGATCGTGCAGAAGGAGCGCGACTACGGCGGCGAATACGATCATCTGGCGCGGGTTGCCGAATGGGCGACTGCCGAAGGCGAGGATGATGCCGATGAGGGATGA
- a CDS encoding nucleotidyltransferase family protein, with translation MSITNAMVLAAGLGTRLRPITDTLPKPLVRIAGKPMIDYVLDILAAAGVTKAAVNVHHFADQMEEHLRRRESPHILISDERDALMNSGGGLAKGLKLLDDGPLLVMNADLFWIGEKAGTPSNLQRLADFFDPESMDMALLCVRLEDTTGHNGKKDFSLAEDGRLVRYEEGMENPIVYAGAIAMESRLFADAPSDAFNLNIYFDRAVARGRLFGLMLDGHWMTVGTPEAIAEAEAAMCRFQPGG, from the coding sequence ATGTCCATCACCAATGCCATGGTGCTTGCGGCCGGACTGGGCACCCGCCTCCGGCCAATCACCGATACACTGCCGAAGCCACTCGTCCGGATCGCCGGCAAGCCGATGATCGACTACGTGCTGGACATCCTGGCGGCCGCCGGCGTGACCAAGGCGGCGGTGAATGTCCATCACTTTGCCGACCAGATGGAAGAGCATCTCCGTCGCCGCGAATCGCCGCACATCCTGATTTCGGACGAGCGCGACGCCCTGATGAATTCCGGTGGCGGGCTTGCCAAGGGGCTGAAGCTGCTGGACGACGGGCCGTTGCTCGTCATGAATGCCGATCTCTTCTGGATCGGCGAAAAGGCCGGAACGCCGAGCAATCTTCAAAGGCTAGCCGATTTCTTCGATCCTGAGAGCATGGACATGGCGCTCCTTTGTGTGCGACTCGAAGACACGACGGGGCACAACGGAAAGAAGGATTTTTCGCTGGCTGAGGACGGCAGGCTCGTGCGCTACGAGGAAGGCATGGAAAATCCGATCGTCTATGCCGGCGCGATCGCCATGGAGTCGCGTCTTTTTGCCGACGCGCCAAGCGACGCCTTCAATCTCAACATCTATTTCGACCGCGCCGTCGCCCGGGGGCGCCTCTTCGGGCTGATGCTCGACGGCCACTGGATGACGGTCGGGACGCCGGAAGCGATCGCTGAAGCCGAGGCGGCCATGTGCCGTTTTCAGCCGGGAGGATAA
- the tsaE gene encoding tRNA (adenosine(37)-N6)-threonylcarbamoyltransferase complex ATPase subunit type 1 TsaE, whose protein sequence is MKHLQRFLKDEAATIELGEDLALALKPGDCVALSGDLGAGKSTFARALLRAIADDETLEVPSPTFTLVQNYDLRIPVAHFDLYRLADASELDELGFDEALSEGICLVEWPEKGDEALPSERITLAFTHDGDGRQLAISAPDASFERISRSLAIRIFLSQNGYATARRRHLSGDASIRAYERIVTDGEPAKILMDAARHKPGPILQDGKYYQQLAHLAEDVVPFVAISELLRGRGFAAPEIYARDLDKGILLIEDLGSDGILDTERRPVAERYLESVRLLGRLHGEPTAREIAIGDGLVHRIPDFDRTAMKIETSLLIDWYLPWKRGGAASDSERKEYFAIWDQLIDVLASAEKSLLLRDFHSPNILWRPDRKGLDRVGIIDFQDAMIGPTAYDVASLTQDARVTIEPDLADRLIDTYLGERKAAGPFDEATFLRDWHLMSAQRNCKLAGIWVRLMQRDGKPGYMKHMPRTFAYLSRALGHEVLTPLRDWCIKAGILASESAN, encoded by the coding sequence ATGAAGCATCTGCAACGGTTCCTGAAGGACGAGGCAGCCACCATCGAGCTTGGCGAAGATCTGGCGCTGGCGCTGAAGCCCGGCGATTGCGTCGCCTTGTCAGGCGATCTCGGCGCGGGAAAATCGACCTTCGCGCGCGCCCTGCTCCGCGCGATCGCCGACGACGAGACGCTCGAAGTGCCGAGCCCCACCTTCACGCTCGTCCAGAACTACGACCTGCGCATCCCTGTCGCCCATTTCGACCTCTATCGTCTCGCTGACGCTTCGGAACTCGACGAACTCGGCTTCGACGAGGCCCTTTCCGAAGGGATCTGTCTTGTCGAATGGCCGGAAAAAGGGGACGAAGCGCTTCCCTCCGAACGGATCACGCTCGCCTTCACCCATGATGGCGACGGCCGCCAGCTCGCCATTTCCGCGCCCGACGCTTCGTTCGAGCGTATCTCGCGCTCGCTGGCAATCCGCATTTTCCTCTCGCAAAACGGCTATGCGACCGCCCGGCGCCGGCATTTGAGCGGCGATGCCTCGATCAGGGCCTATGAGCGGATCGTGACGGATGGTGAGCCGGCGAAAATCCTGATGGATGCGGCCAGACACAAGCCCGGCCCCATTCTCCAGGACGGAAAATACTACCAGCAGCTTGCGCACCTTGCCGAGGATGTCGTTCCGTTCGTCGCGATTTCCGAGTTGCTGCGCGGACGCGGCTTCGCCGCGCCGGAAATTTATGCCCGCGACCTCGACAAGGGTATCTTACTGATCGAGGACCTAGGCTCCGACGGCATTCTCGATACGGAGAGAAGACCGGTCGCCGAGCGCTATCTCGAAAGCGTGCGGCTGCTCGGCCGCCTTCATGGCGAGCCGACGGCACGCGAGATTGCCATTGGCGACGGGTTGGTCCATCGCATTCCCGATTTCGACCGCACGGCGATGAAGATCGAGACGAGCCTGCTGATCGACTGGTACCTGCCATGGAAGCGCGGCGGAGCGGCCTCCGACAGCGAGCGTAAAGAGTACTTCGCCATCTGGGATCAACTGATCGACGTTCTTGCATCGGCCGAGAAGAGCCTGCTGCTGCGCGATTTTCACTCGCCGAACATTCTCTGGCGCCCGGATCGTAAAGGGCTCGACCGCGTCGGCATCATCGATTTCCAGGACGCAATGATCGGTCCGACCGCCTACGATGTCGCGTCGCTCACGCAGGATGCACGCGTGACCATCGAGCCGGATCTGGCCGACCGGCTGATCGACACCTATCTGGGCGAGCGCAAGGCCGCTGGCCCATTCGACGAGGCAACCTTCCTTCGCGACTGGCACTTGATGTCGGCACAGCGCAACTGCAAGCTCGCGGGCATCTGGGTGCGGCTGATGCAGCGTGACGGCAAACCCGGTTACATGAAACACATGCCGCGCACCTTTGCCTATTTGAGCCGGGCGCTCGGCCATGAGGTGCTGACACCCTTGCGCGATTGGTGCATTAAGGCTGGAATCCTGGCTAGCGAATCAGCCAACTGA
- a CDS encoding PAS domain-containing sensor histidine kinase, translating into METERSTLFGGGLKAPALLRRLLAGTVVFAATDAAAQASTPVAKAIFGSSEVVTFSVLIGVISAAMISAIWLIRQRGNIEAENRELRSGLSDANQRISRFQALIADKNRRIVIWDGLAERPEFLGQLPVETGAPQDDRTFLAFGRWLKAPSASQLEKAIETLRAQAQSFDLVLETQRNEVLEAQGRVSGGRAFVRFIALNNLRAELAELKLERDRLHASLSTFRTLLDAIDLPVWQRTTDGKLEWVNEAFAEAVDAQSANLAVAEGRELLSTAAREKIRAVSTLETPFSDKVSTVVKGNRTFFDVVDARSPAGSAGIAIDVSGTEAVREELARTLKSHAETLDHLATPVAIFDGNQRLQFYNQAFQRLWNLDMGFLERKPDNGEVLDRLRAGGKLPEQLNWKQWKANALSVYQALDTQSDLWHLPNGQTLRVFATARPQGGATWVFENLTEKVDLETRYNTLVQVQGETIDHLAEGVAVFGPDGRIRLSNPAFRAIWGISEAEAKPGTHIRAVEQACLPSYDQPDGWKRFAHIITSFDDERPSSRGILELRTGLILDYAVIPLPNAQTMLTFVNITDSVRVERALTEKNEALRKADALKNDFVHHVSYELRSPLTNIIGFADLLKTPAFGELNERQAEYVDHIATSSSLLLTIVNDILDLATVDAGIVELDMSEVNLVDFLDDVAHQMADRLVESGVTLQVDAPDSLGRMIADQQRLKQIFIKLLTNAANFAPDGSAIDLKCRREGSDFVFSVSDSGPGIPQDVLNTVFNRFESYGQHGGAGLGLSIVESFVSLHHGTVSIRSKEGEGTEVTCRIPSSEMPKIIAAE; encoded by the coding sequence ATGGAAACAGAACGATCCACGCTTTTCGGTGGAGGCCTCAAGGCGCCCGCCCTGTTGCGGCGACTGCTCGCGGGCACCGTCGTCTTCGCGGCAACCGACGCGGCCGCCCAGGCGTCGACGCCGGTTGCCAAGGCCATTTTCGGCTCCTCGGAAGTCGTCACCTTTTCCGTCCTGATCGGCGTCATTTCCGCGGCCATGATTTCCGCCATCTGGCTCATCCGCCAGCGCGGCAACATCGAGGCCGAGAACCGCGAACTGCGATCCGGTCTTTCCGATGCAAACCAGCGGATTTCCCGTTTCCAGGCCCTCATCGCCGACAAGAACCGGCGCATCGTGATCTGGGATGGTCTGGCCGAACGTCCCGAGTTCCTCGGACAGCTCCCCGTCGAGACTGGCGCTCCGCAGGACGACCGTACTTTTCTCGCCTTCGGGCGCTGGCTGAAGGCGCCGTCTGCCAGCCAGCTCGAAAAGGCGATCGAGACGCTGCGCGCGCAGGCGCAAAGCTTCGATCTCGTGCTCGAAACGCAGCGCAACGAGGTCCTGGAAGCTCAGGGCCGCGTTTCCGGCGGACGGGCATTCGTGCGCTTCATCGCACTCAACAATCTCAGAGCCGAACTTGCCGAGTTGAAGCTGGAACGCGATCGCCTGCACGCATCGCTGTCGACGTTCCGCACGCTGCTCGATGCGATCGACCTGCCTGTCTGGCAGCGGACGACGGACGGCAAGCTTGAATGGGTCAACGAAGCTTTCGCAGAGGCGGTCGACGCGCAGAGCGCGAACCTCGCCGTCGCCGAAGGGCGCGAATTGCTCTCGACCGCGGCGCGCGAAAAAATCCGCGCCGTATCAACTCTTGAAACGCCCTTCAGCGACAAGGTTTCGACCGTCGTCAAGGGCAATCGCACTTTCTTCGATGTCGTCGACGCCCGCAGCCCGGCCGGCTCGGCCGGCATCGCCATCGACGTCTCCGGCACCGAAGCCGTGCGTGAAGAGCTTGCACGGACCTTGAAGAGCCATGCCGAAACGCTCGACCATCTGGCAACGCCCGTGGCGATCTTCGACGGCAATCAGCGCCTGCAGTTTTACAATCAGGCGTTCCAGCGGCTCTGGAACCTCGACATGGGCTTCCTCGAGCGCAAGCCCGACAACGGCGAGGTGCTCGACCGGCTGCGGGCCGGGGGCAAGCTCCCCGAGCAGCTCAACTGGAAACAGTGGAAGGCTAATGCGCTGTCCGTCTATCAGGCACTCGACACGCAGTCAGACCTCTGGCACCTGCCGAACGGCCAGACGCTCCGCGTCTTTGCCACCGCCCGGCCGCAGGGCGGCGCAACCTGGGTGTTCGAAAACCTGACAGAGAAGGTCGATCTCGAGACCCGCTACAACACCCTCGTCCAAGTCCAGGGCGAAACGATCGATCATCTCGCCGAAGGCGTTGCAGTCTTCGGGCCTGATGGCCGCATCCGGCTTTCCAACCCGGCGTTCCGGGCGATCTGGGGTATCAGCGAGGCGGAGGCCAAGCCCGGTACCCACATTCGCGCTGTCGAACAGGCGTGCCTGCCCTCCTATGACCAGCCGGATGGCTGGAAGCGGTTTGCCCATATCATCACCAGCTTCGACGACGAGCGTCCGTCGAGCCGCGGCATTCTGGAATTGCGGACCGGTCTGATCCTCGACTATGCCGTGATTCCGCTGCCGAACGCCCAGACGATGCTGACTTTCGTCAACATTACCGACAGCGTCAGGGTCGAGCGCGCCCTGACTGAGAAGAACGAGGCGCTGCGCAAGGCCGATGCGCTGAAGAACGACTTCGTTCATCACGTCTCCTATGAATTGCGCTCGCCGCTCACCAACATCATCGGCTTCGCCGATCTCCTGAAAACGCCCGCGTTCGGCGAGCTCAACGAGCGCCAGGCGGAATATGTCGACCATATCGCCACGTCCTCGTCGCTGCTCTTGACGATCGTCAACGACATCCTCGACCTGGCCACCGTCGACGCCGGCATCGTCGAGCTCGACATGTCCGAGGTGAACCTCGTCGATTTTCTCGATGACGTCGCGCATCAAATGGCCGACAGGCTTGTCGAAAGTGGCGTCACCTTGCAGGTGGATGCGCCCGACAGCCTTGGCCGCATGATCGCGGACCAGCAGCGGCTGAAGCAGATCTTCATCAAGCTGCTCACCAACGCCGCCAACTTCGCGCCCGATGGCAGCGCCATCGATCTCAAGTGCCGGCGCGAAGGCAGCGATTTCGTCTTCTCGGTCAGCGATTCCGGCCCCGGCATTCCGCAGGATGTGTTGAACACCGTCTTCAACCGCTTTGAAAGCTACGGCCAGCACGGCGGCGCCGGTCTCGGACTGTCGATCGTCGAGAGCTTCGTCAGCCTGCATCACGGCACCGTTTCGATCCGCAGCAAGGAGGGCGAAGGCACCGAGGTCACCTGCCGCATTCCGTCGTCCGAAATGCCGAAGATCATCGCGGCCGAATAA
- the ahcY gene encoding adenosylhomocysteinase yields MTATQDYIVADIGLADFGRKEIAIAETEMPGLMACREEFGASKPLKGARITGSLHMTIQTAVLIETLVALGAEVRWASCNIFSTQDHAAAAIAASGVPVFAVKGETLEEYWAYTDKIFQWADGGLSNMILDDGGDATMYILLGARAEAGENVLSNPGSEEEEILFAQIKKRLAATPGWFTKQRDAIKGVTEETTTGVNRLYQLQAKGLLPFPAINVNDSVTKSKFDNKYGCKESLVDGIRRGTDVMMAGKVAVVCGYGDVGKGSAASLKGAGARVKVTEVDPICALQAAMDGYEVVQLEDVVSTADIFITTTGNKDVIRMDHMREMKDMAIVGNIGHFDNEIQVSALRNLKWTNIKPQVDMIEFPKGNRMILLSEGRLLNLGNATGHPSFVMSASFSNQVLAQIELFSKGANYKNEVYVLPKQLDEKVARLHLAKLGAKLTELSEDQAAYIGVKPQGPFKAEHYRY; encoded by the coding sequence ATGACCGCAACTCAGGACTATATTGTCGCCGATATCGGCCTGGCCGATTTCGGCCGCAAGGAAATTGCCATCGCCGAAACGGAAATGCCGGGCCTGATGGCCTGCCGCGAGGAATTCGGTGCATCGAAGCCGCTGAAGGGCGCACGCATCACCGGCTCGCTGCACATGACCATCCAGACGGCCGTGCTGATCGAGACGCTGGTTGCGCTCGGTGCCGAGGTTCGCTGGGCCTCGTGCAACATCTTCTCTACCCAGGATCACGCCGCTGCCGCCATCGCGGCAAGTGGTGTTCCTGTCTTCGCCGTCAAGGGCGAAACGCTTGAAGAATACTGGGCCTATACCGACAAGATCTTCCAGTGGGCAGACGGCGGCCTGTCGAACATGATTCTCGACGATGGCGGCGACGCCACCATGTACATCCTGCTCGGCGCGCGCGCCGAAGCCGGCGAGAACGTACTTTCGAACCCGGGTTCGGAAGAGGAGGAAATCCTCTTCGCCCAAATCAAGAAGCGTCTCGCCGCAACGCCCGGCTGGTTCACGAAGCAGCGCGACGCCATCAAGGGCGTCACCGAAGAAACGACCACCGGCGTCAACCGCCTCTACCAGCTCCAGGCCAAGGGCCTGCTGCCCTTCCCGGCGATCAACGTCAACGACAGCGTCACGAAGTCGAAGTTCGACAACAAGTACGGCTGCAAGGAATCGCTCGTCGACGGCATCCGCCGCGGCACCGACGTGATGATGGCCGGCAAGGTCGCGGTCGTTTGCGGCTACGGCGACGTCGGTAAAGGCTCGGCCGCTTCCTTGAAGGGCGCAGGCGCGCGCGTGAAAGTCACCGAAGTCGATCCGATCTGCGCCTTGCAGGCCGCAATGGACGGCTACGAAGTGGTCCAGCTCGAGGACGTCGTTTCGACCGCCGATATCTTTATCACGACGACCGGCAACAAGGACGTCATCCGCATGGACCACATGCGCGAAATGAAGGACATGGCGATCGTCGGCAACATCGGCCACTTCGACAACGAGATCCAGGTCTCGGCTCTGCGCAACCTGAAATGGACCAACATCAAGCCGCAGGTCGACATGATCGAGTTTCCGAAGGGCAACCGCATGATCCTGCTTTCGGAAGGCCGGCTGCTCAATCTCGGCAACGCCACCGGACATCCGTCTTTCGTGATGTCGGCCTCCTTCTCCAACCAGGTGCTGGCGCAGATCGAGCTCTTCAGCAAGGGCGCGAACTACAAGAACGAGGTCTACGTGCTGCCGAAGCAGCTCGACGAGAAGGTCGCCCGCCTGCATCTCGCGAAGCTCGGCGCCAAGCTGACCGAGCTCTCGGAAGACCAGGCCGCCTACATCGGCGTGAAGCCGCAGGGCCCGTTCAAGGCCGAACACTACCGGTACTAA
- a CDS encoding HPr family phosphocarrier protein: MMDHRPDMSLTRELLIINKRGLHARASAKFVQTVEAYDAEITVSKDGMTVGGTSIMGLMMLAASTGCTVFVTASGVQAEEALNAVDALVRDKFGEEI; the protein is encoded by the coding sequence ATGATGGACCATCGCCCGGACATGTCGCTGACTCGGGAGCTCCTGATCATCAACAAACGCGGCCTGCACGCACGCGCGTCGGCGAAATTCGTCCAGACCGTTGAAGCCTATGATGCCGAGATCACCGTCTCCAAGGACGGCATGACCGTCGGCGGCACCTCGATCATGGGCCTGATGATGCTCGCCGCCAGCACCGGCTGCACCGTTTTCGTGACTGCCAGCGGCGTCCAGGCGGAAGAGGCGTTGAACGCCGTCGACGCTTTGGTGCGGGACAAGTTCGGCGAAGAAATTTGA
- a CDS encoding PTS sugar transporter subunit IIA translates to MIGLVLVTHGKLAEEFRHALEHVVGPQKAIETVCIGPEDDMDQRRQDILDAVAGADEGNGVIILTDMFGGTPSNLAISVMRSGSVEVIAGVNLPMLIKLAGVRGESDMDKALVEASEAGRKYINVASRVLSGK, encoded by the coding sequence TTGTGCTTGTCACCCATGGCAAGCTGGCGGAAGAGTTTCGGCATGCGTTGGAGCATGTGGTTGGTCCGCAAAAAGCTATCGAGACCGTGTGCATCGGGCCCGAGGACGACATGGACCAGCGGCGTCAGGACATCCTCGATGCGGTTGCGGGCGCGGACGAGGGCAATGGCGTCATCATCCTGACGGACATGTTCGGCGGCACGCCCTCCAACCTTGCCATCTCGGTCATGCGCAGCGGCAGCGTCGAGGTGATCGCCGGCGTCAATCTGCCGATGCTGATCAAGCTTGCCGGCGTTCGCGGCGAAAGCGACATGGACAAGGCCCTCGTCGAGGCCTCCGAGGCGGGGCGCAAATACATCAATGTCGCCAGCCGCGTGCTGAGTGGAAAATGA